TCCTAAGTTTACTGGCCGCATGATGAGCGAAATATTAGGCAAATGGAGCTTTTGGGTTATGTTCATTGGCTTTAATATCGGTTTTTTTCCTATGCATATAGCCGGCTTACTGGGGATGCCGAGACGCATTTACACGTATTCATCCCGAATGGGATGGGATAGTGTCAACATGATTACGTCTATTGGTTCTTTCATTTTCGCTATTGGCATTCTGATTTTTCTGATTAATGTTCTAATCAGTCTCAAACGAGGTGCATTGGCTGGTTCGAATCCATGGGATGCAGCGACGCTCGAATGGTCAACGTCTTCGCCACCTCCGGCCTATAATTTTGCTGTTATCCCCGTTATCGCGAGTCGTCACCCATTATGGGAAGATCGACTTAACGAAAACTCCAACCGTTCTAGTCTTACGCAGGGATATTTACTTATGGAAGGTCATGAAACCATCGGAACTTCGCCCATTGATGCTAAACCAGTATCTATCCTTAAAATGCCGGGGGATTCTTTCGCACCATTTTTTGTCGGATTATTTGTTTCATTACTATTTGTCGGATTGCTGCTGCATTGGTGGTATTTCACGGGGATAACAGCTGTAGCATGCTGCATCACTTTAGGGATATGGATGTGGCCGCGAAAGACGCTGGTTCAGAGGATAACTCCGGAAACGGCTCATGTCAGACGGGGGGCCCATGAATAAAGCTATTCACTTCGAGCAACGGCCTTTACCCGTGGGCAGTGACGGTAAACTTTCAATGGGATGGTGGGGTATTTTAGCGTTAATTGTAACCGAGGGATCCCTGTTTGGATTTCTGCTCTTTGCCTATTTCTATTTGTCAGCTCAGACCGAACAGCAATGGCCACCAGAGGGGTTGCCAAATTTGCTGATGCCAACTATAAATACAGCGATTTTACTCGCAAGCAGTGTTTCTGTTTGGGTTAGCGAGTATGGAATTCGACATCAAAAAAAATACTGGAGTATTGGTGGGATGCTAATGGCGGTCGCGCTTGGTTTTTGTTTTTTAAAAATTCAACTCATAGAGTGGAGCGAAAAATCTTTTGATATCACCTCGAATTTATACGGGTCGCTGTATTTTACGATTACGGGATTTCATTTATTCCATGTCATCATCGGATTGGCCATTTTGTTTTTATTATTGGTCTGGATCTCGCTTAATTATTTTAATGATAAACGATATGCGGCCGTAACGATTGGAGGCGCTTACTGGCATTTTGTCGATGTAGTCTGGTTATTTGTTTTTGCTTCCTTGTATCTATTTCCGTATCTTTAGAATTTGAAATAAGTCTCATTATTCAAGAGTGTTTCTGGAAAATATTTTTTTGATGCTATGAGTACATTTAAAACATTGCTAGCATTATTTGGAGCACCTTCGGCGTGGTTCATCCAGGTGTCTTTAAGCGAACCACTTGCGGCGTATGCTTGTTATCCGCATCAGGTTCCACTTTCTGCACCACTTTGGGTTAACTTATCTGCAATCCTCATTGCGATTAGCTTGATCTGTCTAGCGGGTGGTTTGATTTCTGGACATGTCGCATGGAATGCATGGGGAAAATTTACTCAGTTCGATGCTAATAAGGAAGTCAAAAATGATGAAGGGCAAACAAAATTTCTAGCGATGCTGGGAGTCATGTCGAGCTTTATATTCATCGTTGCAATATTATTTACAACTTGTGCTGTTTTATTAGTATCGCCTTGCAGTGCCTGGACTTGACTCAGATGGTAGCAATCTTTTATTCATCAATGCCTGTAATATGAAGCTAAGCAAAAATATGAAGCTAAGCAAAACGACACATTATTCATGGATAATTTTAGTATGGATGATTGCAGCAAACATACACGCTGCTGATCCTGACTTAATCGCTCGTGGCGCATATCTTGCCAAGGTTGCTGATTGTGAAAGCTGTCATACTGCCGGGCCGGATCGTGATCTTTTTGCTGGTGGTTTACCAATCAATTCTCCATTTGGAATAATCTACTCAACTAATATTACACCCGACCCGATCACAGGTATCGGACAATATAGTTATGATGATTTTAGCCGAGCACTTAGGCAAGGCATTGCCAAAAATGGCAAACACCTTTATCCGGCAATGCCCTATGCCTCGTTCGCAGCGACACTGGATAGTGATATAGAGGCACTCTACGTTTATTTTATGAAAGGGGTAAAGGCAGTCAATTACACACCACCTCAAACCAAATTGCCTTTCCCGTTTAATCAGCGCTGGACGCTGATGTTCTGGAATGCGGCGTTTGCCACCCAAGAAACATATAAACCGCGTGCCGATCGTGATGCCCAATGGAATCGTGGCGCTTATCTGGTGCAGGGCCTCGGTCATTGTGGTGCTTGCCATACGCCGAGGGGGCTGGCTTTCCAGGAGAAAACATATTCAGAATCTTCGCCCAATTATTTGAGCGGTGCTATGGTGGATAATTGGTTTTCCGCAAATCTGACTGGTAACAAGGCATCTGGTCTGGGCAGATGGTCTAAAGCAGAAATTTCCGAGTTTCTGAAAACAGGGCATAGCGGGCATGAAGTCGCATTTGGCAGCATGGTGACCGTGATTGAGAACAGTACCCAGCATTTACGTAAAGAAGATTTGGACGCCATTGCGCACTATCTTAAATCCCTTCCAGGCCAAAAGAATAAATCATCCTACAAGCCTCCTGTTAATCAGGATCAAAAGGTCTTGCCTGGAGTAGTCAGTATTGGAATCAATAAATTTGAACTTCCTGGTGCAGGCTTATATTCCGGATTTTGCGCTAAATGCCATGGCGATAGTGGCACAGGGAAAGCTCCAAAAATTCCACGGCTTGGCGGAAATTCGATGGTGCTCTCCGATAATGCCAGCTCCATAATTCGGCTTGTGCTGGAAGGAGGCAAAGGGCCGTTGACAATAACAGGACCAAAACCGAAAGAAATGCCAAGCTTTGCGAAGAAATTTTCTAATCGTGAAATTGCTGATGTGCTTACTTTTGTACGTAATAGCTGGGGCAATTCGGCGGCTCCGGTCACACCACGCGAAGTGTCATTAGTGCGCCAGAAATGTTGTGTCAAGAACTAACGTTTGCCATGAAATATTCATTGATATTTTGATGCTTTTCGACTATTTCTCTGTTAGATAATATGACTCAACCCGTTTGACTCTTGGTATACGAATTATGTGACATCAATTCTTTTCGTATTACAATAAGAATCCCGGCTGCACTCATCATTGCTCCATGTATCCAGAGAATTATGCCACCAATTTGTTGGTCTTCAACAGCATTTAACCCCCCTATTGCCCGACCACAAACAGTATAAATGGGATAGAGTTCCTCCGAAGCAAAAAAAATCATTGCTCCTATAACGATTTGTGGCGGTATGACAGCAAGCATCATGGCAATGCGAGTACCAGGTAATAAATGTGTTAGGTAACCAACAGTAGGATTTAACACAAGGCCCCAGAAAATCAACCCGTTGATGAGCATACTCCAGTTCATCAAACGATATAAACGCCAATCAATCATCACTGTAAAGTGAATCGAAGGCAATAACCAGAAGCCAATAAGGCCACTGAAAAGCATAACAGCCAAAATAGGATTACATAGGAATGAGATTACTAATTGTAGTGGCTTCCAGCGGACTGCTAGTTTACCAAAACGGCTTGCTTTTTTAGGTACGCCACTAAGGAGTATGGGTAACGGACTACTCAATACGATTAAAAAAGGTCCGAGATGATGCAATACGAGATGTTGAAGTCTATGAATAAAGAATTGATGCTGGGAATAATAATCAAACTGCGTATGAGAAACCAGGTATATAAGGATAAGCCCAGTCCAAAAATATAGTTTTTGGGGAAATGATGGCTTACTATTGACGCAACCTCTTAAGAACAGAATAGCAACGATACTTATCGCAATCACGACTATAATCGACTCTTCCCAAGGCGTGAACCAATAAAATACATCCATCATAATTGGGCTCTATAAGACTTCGCTGTTACAGAATCGCAGCTATAGGATTTTAGATTTTTCGAGTAATGCCTTTCATAATCAGCGCCAACTAATAGACCCTGTCCAATAGGTGTCGAATATCTTGCGCCAAGCCTGCTATTGAATCGGTTGAAGTTGCCAGAAGGCGGGCGTGACCCTGTGAATCAAAAATATAGATAGCATCCCCATGAACAATTCCGCTTTGCTCGGTATTCTTTGACCGAGGGCGGTATGCAGCCCGATAACGCTTTGTTAAATTCTGGATATCTTTTGCTGTGCCCGTCAATCCGACTACGTGTTCAGGATCAAATTGCGCAATGTAGTGCCGTAAGACTTTCGGATTATCTTGCCCAGGGTCAAGCGTAACAAACAAAATGCGTGTGCGGTCAGCATCGTCCCCAAGAATCTGCATGACTTGGCTTAATTTAGCCATTGAAACCGGGCATTCAGCTTGGCAGTTGGTGAACCCGAAGTACATTAGTAATACATAGCCTTTGTACATTTCTGCCGTTACCAGTCGCTCGCTATCTGATGTCAATGAAAACTGCAGATCAGGCAGGTGTCCGACCACTTCTTTGACATGCCAGTTTTTTTCAGAAAAGCATCCACTGAGCGTGAAAATCACCAAGTATAAAATAAAGCGGGTCAGCCCAGAGTTTCGCATTTGATAATATACACGCGCATTATAAGTCATAGTACAAAGTGTAAGTGGTGAAGAATAATATATCACTGAAACGACCCCGCTCACTTCTTAGCTGTCATACGGTACTAAATTAGCTGAGCTAAAGGTTTCATATTTTGCACTAATATCTGTCCTGTTTATAACATAGTGGCTTAATTATCTAGTCGCCGACTGCTCTCCTTTATATCTGAAATTCCTTTTTTATTTCGTGATTACATCACTTAACAGACTATAACTTCCCTTTCGTCAAATGTCCTTCCCATTCACTTTCCCAATCGCTAAATTGCTCTGCCGGCATCGGCATACTCATCAGATATCCTTGTGCCACATCGCACTCCAATGTTGCCAAGAGATCCCATACAGCCTGACTATCCACCCCTTCCGCCACTACTTCCATATCTAGATTATGTCCAAGTTCAATGGTCGAACGCACAATCACAGCCGAATCATTGCTTTCCACCATTGGCATGACAAACGACTGATCAATCTTAATTGAATCTACTGGCAACTTTTGCAAATAACTCAGGCTCGAGTACCCCGTGCCAAAGTCATCAATGAATAATCGGATACCGAGTTTCTTTAACTTGGTCAATGCTTCTAATGCCATCGATGGTTCTTCCATTAAGGCACTTTCGGTCAACTCAAACTGGATTAGCTCCGGTCTAACACCCCAAGTGGAAAACAATCCTTGAACGCGGTCGATGAGCAGAGGATCGTACAAATCATGCGCGGACAAATTTACTGACAAGGCTCGCTCTTGCCCCGCTTCACGCCAAGCATAGCTTTGACTGAAAACCGCGTCGAGCATCCAATGTGTCAAAGGGGTAATTAAAGCTGCATTCTCAGCGAGTTTGATGAATTCCATAGTTGCGAGCATGCCATGCACCGGGTGCTGCCAGCGTACCAAGGCTTCCGCTCCGCACACGCGTCGCGACGCAATGTCGACCTTGGGCTGGCAATACAGCAATAACTCATTTTGTTCGATGGCTTTGCGTAAATCTCCCATCAAGGAGAGGCGCCGAGTGCATTCTTGTTCCTGCCCCCCAGTGTAGAGAGCATAGCCTCCTCGAGCAGGACAGAGATTATTCGTAGCGGCATTGGCACGCCGCAACAAGGTTTCAGCTTCAGCAGCATGCCCAGGATAAAACGCAATGCCTATACTGACACGCGGATCGATCATCAAACCTGCCACCTTCACAGAATTACGCAAGACGGCGGCCAGCCGTTGCGCAATTTGAATGGCATAGTCCGCCCCTCCACTAGGCAAAAGCAAGGCAAACTCGCTTTCCCCCGCTCGCGCCAAGAAATCGCTTTCCTTCAGATTGCTTGTCAAACGCTGAGCTAGCTGTTGCAACAATTGATCACCCGAGTCATAACCTAAGACTTGATTGATTCCACGCAAGTGACCAATATTCAGATACAAGAGCGCAAGGGCGTGGCGGCGTTGATCTGCAGTATGAATAGCATCTTTCAAGCGCTCAAGCATGAAGGTGCGATTGGGTAATTCGGTTAGGGGATCATAATAAGCCAAACGCGCAATGGTAGCCTCGGCTGCCTGATGCTTGATGCGAATACGTAGGTTAGAAATGCCATAAGCCAAATTATCAGCTAATTCGCTGAGCAATTTGACTTCCTCTTCATCAAAAGCGTCAGGTTCGATCGCACCCATCACCAGGGCGCCGAGCACTTGTCCATTCACATGAAGTGGAAACGCAGTAACTGCAGCATAGTCGAACTTGATTGCATTTTCGCGAAGGGGAGCATAAGCAGGAGCGGCATAGGCTGGATCAGTAAGAATGTGCCTACCCACGCAAGGCTGGCCGGTGCGGATCACGGTGGCCGCTGCGGAACGGCCTGTTTCCGTATCGTCGGTCCATGTGAAATGAAGCGCTTCTAAAAACGCTTTATCTACACCGATACTTGCCATCCATTGGAGACTCTTGCTTTTATCATGTTGCGCATATGCGACGCTAGCGATACGGTAACCACCTTTTTTCACGATGACTTGACACATGTCATGCAGCAACTCTTGCTCGTCCGAGGCATGCAATAAAATGTGGTTGCCAGCGCTCAAGGTTCTAAGCGTGCCGGTGACGCGTTCGAGTCTTGTCAGCAGTTGCTTATTCTTTGCCACTGAATTCGAACTGTCTTTATTTGACTCATCGGCAGGGTATGTCATACATACTAACCTCGATATTGTAAGGGGCTGTCACGTAATTAAATTACTTGCGCCTTGATGCAAAAAATTTACTGTTTTTTAAGATAATAGTCTGGATGCTGCGTAAACAGTGACTAAATAGTGGTTATATCTATAAGCTGAGACTTTTGCAAAATCCTTCGCCAGAAGCTTTATGCTATTGATTATAAAGGGTTAATTTTTCAACTATTGGGGTTTTACAAAGCTCTTCATGAATAAATAAATTATCTCATGTTTGCCCGCCTAGGTTGAATCTTTAGAGCATCAAGCCGAAGGTACCGCCCTATGCATAAATTTTCATATCCGGAATTCAAGCATAGGGGGTCAAAGCACTATTTTAATTATGGAAAGAAACCAAGGTGAGCCAATAATGAATATAGTTTTTAGAGTAGAACAATAAGAGAAACTTAAATTAAGGTGGGGCTTGATACATGCTAGAAAAACCACCAAGACCGCTGCATAACTGGTTATCTCGGGCTGGGCAAGATTTTTAAGTGTTTGATTTATCGATGCTGCAAGTAATCAGAAAAGCTCGAAAACACAGTTATGCAGTGGTCTTTACGAACAAGCACCGGGCACACATAGCAGAGTCTATAACCGGAAAGATTGGCCACATTGGATTGATGAAGATGGAGATGGAGAGAGAGACCTTTGCAAAACCCCAATAGTTGAAAAATTAACCATTTATAATCAATAGTATAAAGCTTCTATCGAGGACTTTTGCAAAAGTCTCGGAGATTGTCAAAATACCAGACAAGAACTATTGATTGCTATGAGTAAAGTACCAGTGCAGTTTACGGAGGAAAAAAATTGCACAGTCAAACATGGTGAATGGTATGGAGTCTATACCGGCCAAAAATTTACCAAAGCTTCAGATGTTGATATTGATCATATAGTCCCGCTTGCACATGCACACAGGCACGGTGCTGATAACTGGACGAGAAAGCAGCGGCCGAACATTTGCAAACGATTTTAAAAACCTTCTCGTGGTTCATGATGCAACCAATCAGGCCAAATCAGACAAAGGGCCGCATGAATGGCTACCACCTATGAAATCATTTTGGTGTGAGTATGGGAAATTGTGGCAGCGTGTTAAGAATAAGTACGGGCTACGTTTTAGCAATGAAGAACGTTTGACATTAAATCAACTTGCAAAGGCTTGTTAATAGCGTTCTAATTATGAATATACTGTATTGCCATGTTTCGCTTTGACTTTTCGCAGGGTGCACCAAGCGCTTCCCGTTATTTTTGGTACTAATCTGCAAATCTTTGGAGAAGTGAATAACTGGTACCGCTCTGATCACTCTTATCCTTAATCCTAACCAAAAACAGTTAGGGCGCAGTAAACAAGCTCATTAGATCAACGTATAAGCGATTATCTTTTAATAGTTTAGGCAAACACCCTAGGCTTTTTTTATTTAAATCAACAATCATCGATTAAAGGATTATAGCTGTATTAGGTAAAGATGCAGAGTTTACCCTTTAGTATATCCGTCAGACCTGTTGCAAGTATGGCCCGTTAATTTGTATTCAAATGGCGGGTTTTTTATTGTTTATTTTTATTTATGCCGTGGCACCGGATAGTTGCTGCTAGCATTATCGTTGCATAACTACTTGTTTTTATGGTGCCGGCACCAAGAATCGAACTCGGGACCTTCTGATTACAAATCAGCTGCTCTACCATCTGAGCTATGCCGGCAAAATATTAACAGTAAAAATAGCGATTATTTAATAATCCGTAGTTGGGGCTTACTATTATTCGGTGGTAATGGCTTTGGTGAATCAGAACTTGATATCTTCTCATTTTCATCACGCGTACTTTCAGCTATAGCTTTTTCAATTTCCTGAATAAAAGTTATTCCCTCATTTACTTCTTTCGCAAATATGCCTTTAACTGCATCAACCGGTATTTCCATCTTTCTTGCAATACCATTAAATCGAGCCATCAGGTTGATCATATCATTACCGATGACAAGATCTTCCACTGCGCTATGGCCTATATTAAGAACGATTTCACCGTTTTTTATATATTCCGTTGGAACATGCGTCCTGGAATCAACATTTACCGATATATAAGGCGTGAATTCATTATCAATACACCATTCATAAATTGCACGAATTAAATAAGGTTTTGTAGCACTCACATTCATTTCCGCATTATCTTTTCAGATGCAGACAACGCATCAATAAACAATGGACGACTAAAAAGCCGCTCAGAAAATTTCAGTAATGGTGCTGCTTGCTTGGGCAGACGAATACCATAATGATCCAGTCGCCATAACAAGGGGGCAATTGCTACATCCAGCATAGAAAATTCATCACCCAGCATATACTTTTGCTTCTCAAATACTGGGGCAATCACAGTCAGATTATCACAAACAGCTGCCCGTGCTTTGTCTGCTATTTTCTGGTCTGAACCTTCAATCGCATCAATATGGCAAAATAATTCTTGTTCAAATCGATACAACAATAATCTAGCGCGAGCACGCATAACCGGATCAGCCGGCATCAGTTGCGGATGCGGAAAGCGATCATCAATATATTCATTGATAATATTTGATTCATATAACACCAAATCACGCTCAACCAAAACAGGTGCTCTACCGTAAGGACTGATCACAGCCAAATCTTCAGATTTGCTGTTCGGATCAACATCAATTATATGAAAATCCATGTCCTTTTCGTGTAAAACGATACGGCAACGATGACTATATGGACACGTGATGGTTGAATATAATGTCATCATAACTATTTACTGTCTGACTTATACACGATGCATTTATTTAATAGCCAGCATGAAGTAGTCAATGAATGTCTCTCCAATACTCACGCTTCAATGCATAGGTAAGGCCTAACATGCCCAGCAAGAATATCATTACGATAATACCTAAGCTCCTGCGATCATTAGCGGCAGGCTCGCCCAGATAAACAAGATAGTTAACCAAATCAGCGGCATAACGATCATATTCCGTTTTTGAAAGTGTGCCGGGTACGTCAATTTCCAGTTTCTTAATTACCTGCTTGCCCCCTGCATCCGTATTGACCGTTTCTATACTCAGGCGCTGCTCTCCTTGTAATTCGTATAATACGTGAGGCATCGCAGCTCTATCAAATACAAGATTATTCCAACCTGTAACTGTGGCATCATCACGATAAAATGCACGCAGATAAGTATATAACCAATCTGCACCACGAGAGCGTGCAATTACTGATAGATCCGGAGGCGTTACTCCAAACCATTCCTCGGCCTCTTTCTTTCTCATAGCAGTCAGCATAAGATCGCCCACTTTCTGATCCGTATAGACAAGCCTATTCAGAACTTCGTCATTACCAAGTCCTATATCACGATGCCGGTTATATCGCATATAACTAGCACCATGGCACGTCAAACAGTAATTAACAAAGCTCTCTGCACCCCGCTGCAATGAATCATTATCAGTTGAATCGATTGGTGCCTTATCCAATTCCATACCGGATTCTGCAGCAAATACAGCCTGTGTACCCATACACAGAATAAACAAAAGGATCTTAATTTTATTCATCATTTTACTCTTTTTGGCTCGGGTTTAGTCTTATCTATCTTGCTATACCATGGCATCAGAATGAAAAAAGCAAAATAAATCACTGTAAATATTTGCGCTAACAAGGTAAATAAAGGTGTCGGCGCTTTTGTTCCAAGCCAGCCTAAAACAAAAAAGCTGATAACAAAAAGTGTCAGTGCAAATTTGAAATAAGGTCCTTTATAACGAATAGATTTTACTGGGCTCTTATCCAGCCAAGGCAAGAAACAGAATACGACTACTGAAGCCGCCATTAGTATCACACCCCACAACTTCGCATCTATCCAAAGAAAATTAACAGTCACTGCCCTCAACATTGAATAGTAGGGCGTAAAATACCATACTGGTGCGATGTGATCAGGGGTCTGTAGTGTATTAGCCGGAACAAAATTATTATATTCCAAAAAGTAGCCGCCCATCTCTGGCGCAAAGAAAATAATACCGCAAAACACCATCAGAAATACCACGACACCCATGATATCTTTTACGCTGTAATAAGGATGAAACGGGATTCCATCTACGGGAATCTTAGTTTCCGGATTACGATTGGCCTTAATCTCAATACCATCGGGATTATTCGATCCAACCTCATGCAGCGCTATTATATGTACCAACACCAAGGTCACTAATAAGATAGGAAGTGTCACCACATGATAAGCAAAAAAACGGTTGAGCGCAGCATCTGAAAGCGTAAAGTCGCCTAACAGCCAATTTGAAAGCGTCTCACCAATAAATGGAATTGCTCCAAACATACTGACAATTACTTGTGCTCCCCAATAGGACATCTGTCCCCATGGCAGTATATATCCAGTAAAAGCCAAGCTCATTAACACAAAAAATATTGCCATACCTACCAACCACAGCAGTTCACGTGGCTTACGATAGGAGCCGTACATCATTCCACGAAACATGTGCAGATATACAACCACAAAAAACATAGATGCCCCTGTTGAATGCATGTAGCGAATCAACCAACCGTAATCCACATCACGCATAATATATTCAACTGAAGCAAAAGCCAGACTAGCATCCGGCTTGTAGTTCATGGTAAGAAAAATTCCAGTAATCAGCTGGTTTACCAGCACTAGCATGGCTAACGAACCAAAGTAGTACCAGAAATTAAAATTCTTTGGGGCGTAATATTCAGAAAGATGCGCTCTCCAATTAGCAGTCAATGGAAAACGCTCATCAACCCATTCAATTATTGAATTTAATCGCTTGCTCATTTTATGCAGATTCCTTGCTATCTGATCCAATTAAAAGACGATTGTCGCTCAAGTAGGTATGAGGTGGAACAACCAAATTTGTTGGAGCCGGTACACTTTTATAAACACGGCCAGCCAGATCAAATTTAGAACCATGACAAGGACAGAAAAAACCGCCTAACCAATCAGGACCAAGATCTGCAGGTGCAATTTCTTTCCTGAACACGGGAGAACAACCTAGATGTGTGCATATACCCTCTGCCACCAGAATTTCCGGTTTAATGGAGCGCGTCTCATTCCGTGCATATTCTGGTTGTTGATCCTTTTCTGAATTCGGATCCGCCAATTCATCCTCAACTTTTTTGAGAGTCGCCAACATTTCTGGAGTGCGTTTCAACACCCACACAACCCGGCCACGCCATTCCACCATCAACAACATACCCGGCTCAAGTTTTGAAATATCAACTTCAACCGGTGCTCCCGCCGCTTTGGCCCGCTCACTAGGCATCATGCTCAACATAAAAGGTGTTGCTATGGCAACACCAGCAACACCGCCCGCAACAGAAGTTGCAGCGACCAAGAACCGTCTTCGGCTGTTCATTTCATTTTTGTTGCTGACACTATCGCTATCTGTCATATCTCACAATTCCGCCTGATTTTATTTTTCATGTAAAAAGCAAAAGCCGGTCATTATAGCTTAAATCTGATTAATAGTAAGTAACTCTAATAAACCTTCCTACCTTTTGCAGTTATAAGTTTTAATTCACTTGAACTAAAATTATATCATAGCCTTAACTTTAATAGGGTAACCCCTTAAATCAATTAGTGACAAAACTGATCCTGTTTATCTTATCTTCTTGACATCCTCCCCTTCCTAAACGAAGGGGATTCCTAGCGACTTATTAAGCCGTTAAGAGTAGGTTTGTATTGCTACTGCCTACTGGTTCCTGCTTCTTAGACGAAACTAACGTTTCAACTCCACAGGCTAACAAGCGATGTCCTCGCTCAAGTACATTCAAGGCACCTACCAAGTCGGCATTGGCTTTAAATCCACATTCTGTACATTCAAAAGCACTT
This genomic window from Nitrosomonas cryotolerans ATCC 49181 contains:
- the petA gene encoding ubiquinol-cytochrome c reductase iron-sulfur subunit, encoding MTDSDSVSNKNEMNSRRRFLVAATSVAGGVAGVAIATPFMLSMMPSERAKAAGAPVEVDISKLEPGMLLMVEWRGRVVWVLKRTPEMLATLKKVEDELADPNSEKDQQPEYARNETRSIKPEILVAEGICTHLGCSPVFRKEIAPADLGPDWLGGFFCPCHGSKFDLAGRVYKSVPAPTNLVVPPHTYLSDNRLLIGSDSKESA